The following are encoded together in the Fodinibius salinus genome:
- a CDS encoding thioredoxin family protein, with product MSTTTKQVINQSIIDNAMTYGQYRQMIDELVNKNETTGDDHSEEMIEYTKMNVQRMDRLDKQIELADSLVEKLNQLDESWVWLILTEAWCGDAAQNVPIIAKIADQTENIELRLILRDQHLNIIDEYLTDGGRSIPKLVCLDAETLQEIGTWGPRPGDFQKKAMEWKNDSDISKEEWAEKLHKWYAKNKGQELMADFEELLNQWSTNDR from the coding sequence ATGAGTACTACGACCAAGCAGGTGATTAATCAATCCATTATTGATAATGCAATGACCTACGGTCAATACCGGCAGATGATTGACGAGCTGGTAAATAAAAATGAGACTACCGGAGATGATCATTCCGAAGAAATGATTGAATACACCAAAATGAATGTGCAACGGATGGACCGGCTTGATAAACAAATTGAGTTGGCTGACTCCCTTGTTGAAAAGCTTAACCAGCTTGATGAATCTTGGGTTTGGCTGATACTTACCGAAGCATGGTGTGGAGATGCAGCGCAAAATGTGCCGATTATTGCTAAGATAGCCGATCAAACTGAGAATATTGAGCTCCGACTTATTCTGCGTGATCAGCACTTGAATATTATAGATGAATACCTAACGGATGGCGGCCGGTCTATACCCAAGCTCGTATGTCTGGACGCTGAAACGTTACAGGAAATTGGAACTTGGGGACCTCGTCCCGGTGATTTTCAAAAAAAGGCGATGGAATGGAAAAACGACTCAGATATTAGCAAAGAAGAATGGGCTGAAAAATTGCACAAGTGGTATGCTAAAAACAAGGGACAAGAACTGATGGCTGATTTTGAAGAGTTGCTCAATCA